A window of Pyrobaculum aerophilum str. IM2 contains these coding sequences:
- a CDS encoding carbohydrate ABC transporter permease, with the protein MNRKIQNYFVFLIPPLIFVGIFTIYPVFASFVYSFYTGSGFGLDNYIKVITDTNPLRALVMPKLDDTPPWGALIHNVVWIAIHVPLVTVLGLVLAYVLKYYVVGSNLVKGIVFIGMVIPPAIGGVIIRFMFDKDIGVVPIIFSALGIKELATTWINYPNLALYALILGSVWIWLGFAVTVFSAAIEAIPKSHIDAARVFGASDWHIFRRIVVPEVKPAVIIVVVMTALWDMKIFDIVFAATGGGPGGATNVLALVMYNYFARLLDYFRAATVAVILTALVVPFVIIAIRRWL; encoded by the coding sequence ATGAATAGGAAGATTCAAAATTACTTTGTTTTTTTAATTCCTCCCCTTATTTTCGTGGGGATTTTCACCATTTACCCTGTCTTTGCCAGCTTTGTCTACAGTTTCTATACTGGTAGCGGATTTGGACTCGACAATTATATTAAAGTAATAACGGACACAAACCCACTGAGGGCGTTAGTAATGCCTAAGCTAGACGATACCCCGCCGTGGGGGGCATTAATACACAACGTTGTGTGGATTGCAATACACGTGCCGTTAGTTACAGTATTGGGGTTAGTGCTTGCGTACGTTTTGAAATATTATGTTGTGGGTAGTAATTTAGTAAAGGGGATTGTCTTCATCGGCATGGTAATTCCGCCGGCTATTGGCGGTGTAATTATCAGATTTATGTTTGACAAGGACATAGGAGTAGTGCCCATCATATTCTCAGCTTTAGGCATTAAAGAACTTGCTACGACTTGGATAAATTATCCCAATCTCGCCCTATATGCCTTAATACTAGGCTCGGTGTGGATTTGGTTGGGTTTTGCTGTAACGGTGTTTTCAGCTGCAATTGAGGCTATTCCGAAAAGCCATATTGATGCAGCCAGAGTTTTTGGCGCATCGGATTGGCATATATTCCGTAGGATAGTTGTGCCAGAGGTAAAGCCTGCCGTTATTATCGTAGTAGTTATGACTGCATTGTGGGATATGAAAATTTTTGACATAGTATTCGCCGCCACTGGCGGAGGTCCCGGGGGCGCTACAAATGTCTTGGCGTTAGTGATGTATAATTACTTTGCCAGATTGCTAGATTATTTTAGAGCCGCGACTGTCGCCGTCATTCTAACCGCTTTAGTAGTGCCGTTTGTAATAATAGCAATTAGGAGGTGGCTATGA
- a CDS encoding ABC transporter substrate-binding protein, with amino-acid sequence MASRIGIIIGVIVLLVIIAALAFLLAPQQPVPTPSPTPTPSPTPSPTPSPSPSPSPSPTPQKVKIRIWGPWSGAEYEYFKQVLDEYQKINPNVEFEYVTRRAEEIAQILPTQLEAKQAPADVVITSFGWFVVEMAKRGHVVDLTNVINPNEYVTGIFDPVTYEGKIWATPFTIVLKPGFWYRKSFFQQHGLSEPQTWDEFLQLLKRLKEIGVTPIASGDGVGWPLSDVTEAFIIAYAGPDVFRGLTEKKVKFDDPRINAVFRDRISLLLREGYFGEPEEWTQAVEKWWNGTYGIYFMGTWILGMVDNPDDVGFFPMPETKGITGGTDYIFVPVYSPVRNEAVEFVQWLATKGQEVHSSTKAGKLPSWTKADPNKIWAPLRDVYQKTVGKGMVLLPDLDDTIGGDWQKLFWDQLKLLWVSPDKWDDVVKTLAENFPTQ; translated from the coding sequence ATGGCTAGTAGAATTGGAATTATAATAGGCGTAATAGTCCTGCTGGTAATTATAGCCGCATTGGCGTTTCTACTTGCCCCCCAACAGCCAGTCCCAACGCCGTCTCCCACTCCTACTCCAAGCCCCACTCCATCGCCAACGCCGTCGCCTAGTCCATCACCCTCCCCGTCTCCAACGCCTCAGAAAGTAAAAATACGGATATGGGGGCCATGGTCTGGCGCTGAGTATGAATACTTCAAACAAGTACTTGATGAATATCAAAAAATTAATCCTAATGTAGAATTTGAATATGTGACGAGGAGAGCTGAGGAGATCGCCCAGATTTTACCAACGCAACTGGAGGCTAAACAAGCACCTGCTGACGTGGTGATTACCTCTTTTGGATGGTTTGTAGTTGAGATGGCAAAACGTGGACATGTAGTAGATTTGACTAATGTCATTAATCCCAATGAGTACGTAACCGGAATATTTGATCCAGTAACATACGAGGGTAAGATTTGGGCTACGCCTTTCACCATTGTGCTGAAACCTGGTTTCTGGTATAGGAAGTCCTTCTTCCAGCAGCATGGACTCTCAGAGCCACAGACTTGGGACGAGTTCCTCCAGTTATTGAAGAGGCTTAAGGAAATTGGCGTCACGCCAATTGCCTCTGGCGACGGAGTTGGCTGGCCGCTTTCAGATGTTACAGAGGCGTTTATTATTGCATATGCTGGTCCCGACGTCTTTAGAGGGTTAACGGAGAAAAAAGTAAAGTTCGATGATCCAAGAATTAATGCCGTGTTCCGCGATAGGATATCCCTACTGTTAAGAGAGGGTTACTTCGGCGAACCTGAGGAGTGGACTCAGGCCGTAGAGAAGTGGTGGAACGGCACATATGGCATTTACTTCATGGGCACATGGATACTAGGCATGGTAGACAATCCAGATGATGTAGGCTTCTTCCCAATGCCGGAGACAAAGGGTATTACCGGCGGCACTGATTACATTTTTGTGCCGGTGTATAGCCCAGTGAGAAACGAGGCGGTAGAGTTCGTCCAGTGGCTCGCCACCAAGGGCCAGGAAGTTCACTCTTCCACAAAAGCCGGCAAGTTGCCTTCATGGACTAAGGCAGATCCCAATAAGATTTGGGCGCCTCTGAGAGATGTCTACCAGAAGACTGTGGGCAAAGGCATGGTGTTACTTCCCGATCTAGACGACACGATTGGAGGCGACTGGCAGAAGCTCTTCTGGGATCAACTAAAGTTGTTGTGGGTGTCTCCAGATAAATGGGATGACGTCGTTAAGACCTTGGCAGAGAATTTCCCAACTCAATGA
- a CDS encoding uracil-DNA glycosylase: protein MDLARVHTPRGWYDDFVNRLVNCARCPRLVSYRSTVKPLRRYESWSYWGRPVPPWGDLNARVMVVGLAPAAHGGNRTGRMFTGDASAQNLFKALFLLGLSNKPYSVSRDDGVEVRCVYITSAVKCAPPKNRPTAEEVYNCSSWLREELEAVRPRAVVALGELAWRAVLKILGATTAAFKHGEVVNAAGVRVYASYHPSPLNVNTGRLTVETLAEVLRRAAADAGCL from the coding sequence GTGGATCTTGCTAGAGTTCACACACCCCGCGGTTGGTATGACGATTTTGTAAACCGTTTGGTGAATTGCGCGAGATGTCCACGGCTTGTCTCTTACAGATCTACTGTAAAGCCCTTAAGGAGGTACGAAAGTTGGAGCTACTGGGGGAGGCCCGTGCCTCCCTGGGGCGACCTCAACGCCAGGGTGATGGTCGTGGGCCTGGCGCCTGCCGCGCACGGGGGGAATAGGACTGGGAGGATGTTCACTGGCGACGCCTCTGCCCAAAACCTCTTTAAAGCCCTCTTCCTGCTGGGCCTGTCCAATAAGCCGTACAGCGTGTCGAGAGACGACGGCGTGGAAGTGCGGTGTGTGTACATTACGTCTGCTGTTAAGTGCGCCCCTCCTAAGAATAGGCCCACCGCGGAGGAGGTGTATAACTGCTCCTCTTGGCTGCGGGAGGAGTTAGAGGCAGTTAGGCCCAGGGCTGTTGTAGCCCTCGGCGAGTTGGCGTGGCGCGCGGTATTGAAAATCCTCGGCGCTACAACGGCGGCGTTTAAACACGGCGAGGTGGTGAATGCCGCAGGTGTTAGGGTGTACGCCTCGTACCACCCCAGTCCTCTCAACGTCAACACAGGCCGCCTTACAGTAGAGACTCTGGCTGAGGTCTTGAGGAGGGCCGCGGCCGACGCCGGCTGTCTATGA
- a CDS encoding DMT family transporter has protein sequence MKRLGLLLALFSVAAWSTNYLAGRYLAWRGVDPLALSVVRFALATPVIFALARFPKYRGSFKTLFLLGLLGVAGFNIFLYTSLNYISAAVASLFVVLASPLTQLLQLVIRRERPGTAAVAGSLLSVAGAYLILEPYIAVKSLLGPLLAVSATLSWSLYTVLVRQAYSLYAPAEAMAWISLFGLVAMTPAAPFAAYGQILSPLNAAVVIYVALVPGALAYTAWNMAVKQVGPRASAAVLPLMPVITAALSAALLGEYLSAQQLLGMAAAVAGVYLALRDK, from the coding sequence ATGAAGAGGCTCGGGCTTTTGCTGGCCCTGTTCTCAGTCGCGGCTTGGAGCACTAATTACTTGGCGGGGAGGTACTTGGCGTGGAGGGGGGTGGACCCTCTTGCCCTCTCCGTGGTGAGGTTTGCGCTGGCCACGCCGGTGATTTTCGCCTTGGCGCGGTTCCCCAAGTACAGAGGCTCTTTTAAAACGCTGTTTTTACTGGGGCTATTGGGAGTGGCTGGGTTTAATATTTTCTTATACACCTCGCTTAATTACATATCTGCCGCCGTTGCCTCCCTCTTTGTAGTCTTGGCGAGTCCCTTGACCCAGTTGCTTCAACTCGTTATCCGCAGGGAGAGGCCTGGGACCGCCGCCGTAGCCGGCTCTTTGCTGTCGGTGGCGGGGGCCTATTTAATACTGGAGCCCTACATCGCCGTTAAATCCCTATTGGGCCCCCTCTTGGCGGTCTCAGCCACCCTGTCCTGGTCTCTATACACTGTGTTAGTGAGGCAGGCGTACTCCTTATACGCGCCGGCGGAGGCCATGGCCTGGATTTCCCTCTTCGGCCTTGTCGCCATGACGCCCGCCGCCCCCTTTGCGGCATATGGCCAAATACTCAGCCCTTTAAACGCCGCGGTGGTAATATACGTGGCGCTGGTGCCAGGCGCCTTGGCCTACACGGCGTGGAATATGGCCGTTAAACAAGTGGGTCCCAGAGCCTCGGCGGCGGTTCTTCCGCTTATGCCCGTCATAACCGCGGCCCTCTCCGCGGCGCTTCTAGGCGAATATTTAAGCGCACAGCAACTCTTGGGCATGGCCGCGGCCGTAGCCGGTGTTTACCTAGCTTTAAGAGATAAATAG
- a CDS encoding PaaI family thioesterase, translated as MAMGLRWGLPADLEKVNEFLHKTEPITAFLGYRLVELSEGRACAVFDALSNAQRVGGILHGGAIMTALDETMGFAALTLNDGDDQVTLELKVNFLEPGVKPPFKVCGQVVRRGGRVVVVEGEVRDADGRVIAKALGTWYYLRRRVEG; from the coding sequence ATGGCTATGGGGCTGAGGTGGGGGCTACCCGCGGACTTGGAAAAAGTCAATGAGTTTTTACACAAGACTGAGCCCATAACCGCCTTTCTAGGCTACAGACTTGTGGAGCTGTCGGAGGGCAGGGCATGCGCCGTGTTTGACGCCTTGTCTAACGCCCAGAGAGTTGGCGGGATTCTGCACGGAGGCGCCATTATGACCGCCCTCGACGAGACCATGGGCTTCGCTGCGCTGACTCTTAACGACGGCGACGATCAAGTGACGCTGGAGTTAAAAGTCAATTTTCTAGAGCCGGGGGTAAAGCCCCCTTTTAAAGTCTGCGGCCAGGTGGTGAGGCGGGGCGGACGGGTTGTTGTGGTAGAAGGCGAGGTGAGAGATGCAGATGGGCGGGTGATCGCAAAGGCCCTGGGGACTTGGTATTACCTAAGGCGGCGGGTGGAGGGCTAA
- the cimA gene encoding citramalate synthase: MLDTTLRDGAQGANVSFALQDKIRIALKLDELGVDYIEGGWPYSNPKDYQFFKAMKEYPLARAKLAAFGSTRRKNTRPSQDESLNSIVKADVPVAVIFGKSWTLHVDKVLEATREENLAMISESVEYLREHGMEVIYDAEHFYQGYQEDPEYALATLEAAWRAGARVIVLADTNGGTPPHEVYRITAEVRRRFPNMPLGAHMHNDIGCAVANTLMAVAAGARHVQGTINGIGERTGNADLVQILPSLELKMGLRVLREEAPPVKFAKLREVSRFVYEALGLQPNPYQPYVGEFAFAHKGGVHADAVMKVPRAYEHIDPQLVGNRRVFVVSEMAGGASVVLKAAEVLGLALNKRDEAVRRALEEIKMLEKEGYSFDVAPASAMLILLRHLGLYRERFRILEWRVVTGPAEASYAVVKVLVEGRTMLEAGEGVGPVHAIDVALRKALVGAFPELSDVQLRDYKVILPTAVKSTESVVRVVSEFTDGERIWRTTGVSSNIVMASLMALRDGYDFVLQTNSLNKNNIGR, encoded by the coding sequence GTGCTGGACACAACTCTCCGAGACGGAGCCCAAGGCGCCAACGTCTCCTTCGCTCTCCAAGACAAGATAAGAATTGCCCTGAAGCTCGACGAGTTAGGCGTCGACTATATAGAGGGGGGCTGGCCCTACTCAAATCCCAAAGACTACCAGTTCTTCAAGGCAATGAAGGAGTACCCCCTTGCCAGGGCGAAGCTGGCGGCTTTCGGCAGCACTCGGAGGAAAAACACTAGGCCCAGCCAAGACGAGAGTTTGAACTCAATTGTAAAGGCCGACGTCCCCGTCGCTGTAATATTCGGGAAGAGCTGGACTTTACACGTGGACAAAGTGCTGGAGGCCACTAGGGAGGAGAACCTAGCCATGATAAGCGAAAGCGTTGAGTACTTGAGGGAACACGGCATGGAGGTGATATACGACGCCGAGCATTTCTACCAGGGCTATCAAGAGGATCCCGAATACGCCTTGGCCACTTTAGAGGCGGCGTGGAGGGCCGGGGCGAGGGTAATCGTGCTGGCTGATACAAACGGGGGGACTCCGCCCCACGAGGTGTACAGAATAACGGCGGAGGTGAGGAGGAGGTTTCCCAACATGCCCCTAGGCGCCCACATGCACAACGACATTGGATGCGCCGTGGCTAACACTTTAATGGCGGTGGCGGCCGGCGCCAGACACGTGCAGGGCACTATAAACGGCATAGGGGAGAGGACCGGCAACGCCGACCTCGTCCAAATCCTGCCTTCGCTGGAGTTAAAAATGGGGCTTAGGGTGTTGAGAGAAGAGGCGCCTCCTGTGAAGTTCGCAAAACTAAGAGAGGTCTCGAGGTTTGTGTACGAGGCGCTGGGCCTCCAGCCTAACCCCTATCAGCCCTATGTCGGTGAATTCGCCTTCGCCCACAAAGGCGGCGTACACGCAGACGCCGTTATGAAAGTGCCGAGGGCTTACGAGCACATAGATCCCCAGCTAGTGGGCAACAGGAGAGTGTTCGTCGTGTCGGAGATGGCCGGGGGCGCGAGCGTTGTTTTAAAAGCCGCGGAGGTGCTGGGCCTCGCCCTTAACAAAAGAGACGAGGCGGTGAGGAGGGCCCTCGAGGAGATTAAAATGCTGGAGAAAGAGGGGTATTCCTTTGACGTCGCCCCCGCCTCAGCCATGTTAATCCTGCTGAGGCATCTGGGCCTCTATAGGGAGAGGTTCAGAATACTGGAGTGGAGAGTGGTCACGGGGCCGGCCGAGGCCTCTTACGCCGTTGTAAAAGTCCTAGTGGAGGGGAGGACAATGTTAGAGGCCGGGGAGGGCGTCGGCCCCGTACACGCAATAGACGTGGCATTGAGAAAGGCCCTCGTGGGGGCGTTCCCCGAGCTTTCCGACGTACAGCTCAGAGACTACAAAGTGATCCTCCCCACGGCAGTGAAGAGCACTGAAAGCGTCGTGAGAGTGGTGTCGGAGTTCACAGACGGGGAGAGGATCTGGCGAACCACGGGGGTGTCCAGCAATATAGTAATGGCGTCTCTCATGGCGTTGCGAGACGGATACGACTTCGTATTACAAACAAACTCGCTTAACAAAAACAATATCGGCAGATGA
- a CDS encoding (Fe-S)-binding protein yields MHKLEFRLGDTSNLKPLKAPEGLVVKLQKKAGIESPADKYSYVEKRLREEYGRNRNIKIAVDTCVHCGACIDACPTYLTTKDLRNSPVGRAELLRDIIKRRKKVNDDVLELLYTYYWQCLTCRRCGYVCPFGIDQADITRVVRGVLFEAGLVSRYAAMTIDKHIDTGNNMGITPAATINILTYFANEIKSEKGVDIEYYVYRHDQKKMLKFKGAELVGEVERSQWPEAIMYVSSADLFLNTETLKGCLAFLHAIKLPFVINTRSVEVANFGLWTHEKLMKLIAQHYIDAAKELGAKMAIFGECGHGWRAFKNVVAPVLEREGIKTYHIHHLVVRAIREGRIKLNPEANGDILYMYQDPCQYSRGGDLIDEPRFIMNHVVKKWVECPQNRQLNWCCGGQAGMLADELKPLRLQYAKLWYECAINAGAQHVVRPCSMCKGTLNGVIEELNKMYGKSLTFGGVMDLVYKALVF; encoded by the coding sequence ATGCACAAGTTAGAATTCAGACTTGGCGATACTTCTAATTTAAAGCCTCTTAAAGCGCCAGAGGGTCTTGTCGTCAAACTTCAGAAAAAAGCTGGTATTGAGTCTCCAGCTGATAAGTATAGCTATGTGGAGAAGAGGCTAAGAGAGGAATATGGGCGTAATAGAAATATAAAAATTGCTGTAGACACTTGTGTACACTGTGGTGCCTGTATTGACGCCTGTCCTACCTATCTTACTACTAAAGATTTGAGGAACTCGCCTGTTGGACGCGCCGAACTTTTACGTGATATTATTAAAAGAAGGAAAAAAGTAAATGATGACGTCTTGGAGTTATTGTATACATACTATTGGCAGTGTTTAACTTGTAGGCGTTGTGGCTATGTTTGTCCCTTTGGCATAGACCAAGCTGATATTACACGTGTTGTTAGGGGGGTGTTATTTGAAGCCGGCTTAGTAAGTAGATACGCCGCTATGACTATTGACAAGCATATTGACACTGGGAATAATATGGGTATCACTCCGGCTGCTACGATAAATATATTGACGTACTTTGCAAATGAAATTAAAAGCGAGAAGGGAGTTGATATCGAATACTATGTATATAGACATGATCAGAAGAAAATGTTAAAATTCAAAGGGGCGGAGCTAGTGGGGGAGGTGGAAAGGAGCCAGTGGCCTGAGGCTATAATGTACGTTTCCTCTGCTGACTTGTTTTTAAATACGGAGACTTTAAAGGGCTGTTTGGCGTTTTTACACGCTATAAAGTTGCCCTTTGTTATCAATACCAGGTCAGTTGAAGTTGCAAACTTTGGACTGTGGACTCATGAGAAGTTGATGAAATTAATAGCGCAACATTACATAGATGCAGCTAAGGAGTTAGGCGCTAAGATGGCTATTTTTGGAGAATGCGGCCACGGCTGGAGAGCCTTTAAAAACGTTGTGGCTCCTGTACTTGAAAGAGAAGGAATTAAGACGTATCACATACATCACTTAGTCGTTAGGGCAATTAGAGAGGGGAGAATTAAACTTAACCCAGAGGCTAATGGGGACATACTTTATATGTATCAAGACCCTTGCCAATACTCACGCGGCGGCGATCTAATTGACGAGCCAAGGTTTATTATGAACCACGTCGTTAAAAAATGGGTTGAGTGTCCCCAGAACCGGCAGTTAAATTGGTGTTGTGGGGGGCAAGCTGGAATGCTTGCTGACGAACTCAAACCCCTCAGGCTTCAATATGCTAAGTTGTGGTATGAGTGTGCCATTAATGCAGGGGCACAACACGTCGTAAGGCCGTGTTCAATGTGTAAAGGTACTCTTAACGGCGTTATTGAAGAGTTGAACAAAATGTATGGAAAGTCTTTGACTTTTGGGGGAGTAATGGATTTAGTATATAAGGCTCTTGTTTTTTAA
- a CDS encoding copper chaperone PCu(A)C — translation MGVFKLIVPAVVAALVGLYLLFTAPYVKDASYFMTAPDVGMVVLTVVNPTPFPACITGVEVLKPGGVKAELHETIFNGSIAAMRPVSEVCVNPFSSLRFAHGGYHVMIMGNATGTLEIALIFKDGRRAVFTATPSRAEFHIH, via the coding sequence ATGGGCGTCTTCAAGCTGATTGTCCCAGCCGTTGTAGCGGCGCTGGTGGGGCTCTACCTGCTCTTCACCGCGCCGTATGTGAAAGACGCCTCTTATTTCATGACGGCTCCAGACGTCGGCATGGTTGTGCTCACAGTGGTAAACCCCACGCCTTTTCCCGCGTGTATAACAGGCGTGGAGGTGTTGAAGCCGGGCGGAGTTAAGGCCGAGCTACACGAGACGATTTTCAATGGATCAATAGCGGCCATGAGACCTGTAAGCGAGGTATGCGTAAACCCCTTCTCGAGCTTGAGATTTGCCCACGGCGGTTATCACGTTATGATAATGGGCAACGCCACCGGAACTCTTGAAATTGCCCTTATTTTTAAAGACGGCAGGCGGGCGGTCTTCACGGCGACTCCATCGCGGGCAGAGTTCCATATTCATTAA
- the cyoE gene encoding heme o synthase codes for MSSYISLLKPRVIWLLILASVAGYIYGGGGVDSRLFSLLAVAFLSTGGSAAFNHYWERDIDALMTRTFKRPLPSGLITPNAALAYSLALSATGISLGFLLLGLLPGLFVLLGWLFYAVVYTIVLKRRTWLNIFGGGFAGNAVFLGGYALAKGTVDLPAVLISFAIYLWIPSHIWALAFKYRGDYKRAGVPMLPALIKEERAVAVISAINAAAAAYILWLYLQFGGGAGGALVALGVAATIATSIYAAVKKTEEAMWKMYKASSPILALFLIALILSRL; via the coding sequence ATGTCTTCCTATATCTCTTTATTAAAACCGCGGGTTATTTGGCTCCTTATTTTGGCCTCTGTTGCTGGCTATATTTACGGCGGGGGCGGCGTTGACAGCCGTCTTTTTTCCCTCTTGGCTGTGGCTTTTCTCTCCACTGGGGGCTCTGCTGCTTTTAATCACTACTGGGAGAGGGATATAGACGCCTTAATGACGAGGACTTTTAAAAGGCCTCTTCCCTCCGGGCTAATTACGCCTAACGCCGCCCTCGCCTACTCCCTCGCCCTTTCAGCAACGGGGATTTCCCTGGGCTTTTTACTGCTGGGCCTCCTCCCCGGCCTTTTCGTACTGCTGGGCTGGCTTTTCTACGCAGTGGTTTACACAATTGTCCTCAAGAGGAGGACTTGGCTGAATATTTTCGGAGGGGGTTTTGCCGGAAACGCCGTTTTTCTAGGGGGGTACGCCTTGGCCAAGGGGACTGTGGACCTCCCCGCCGTCCTCATCTCCTTTGCCATATACCTCTGGATTCCCTCTCACATATGGGCCCTAGCTTTTAAATACAGAGGGGATTACAAAAGGGCAGGGGTGCCGATGTTACCCGCGTTAATAAAAGAAGAGAGGGCAGTGGCGGTAATATCGGCTATAAACGCGGCGGCTGCCGCCTACATCCTCTGGCTGTATTTACAATTTGGAGGAGGGGCAGGGGGGGCGCTAGTGGCCCTCGGCGTAGCCGCCACAATAGCCACAAGCATATACGCCGCAGTTAAAAAAACGGAAGAGGCCATGTGGAAAATGTACAAAGCGTCTAGCCCAATACTGGCGCTGTTTTTAATAGCCCTCATTTTGTCAAGGCTATAA
- a CDS encoding cbb3-type cytochrome c oxidase subunit I, protein MMREKLFHYLTTTNAHYIGILYILLSIINFVLAGIAAMYMRLTIANTPPGSPVQDPFNELLYTWFMSLHGLGMLLLFAMQAVAGAANILVPKLIGAPDMYWPRINALSFWMQVPATVFMWSSLLFWQHGDSIGWTLYPPLSTISKSIGVDLILLGIIIAGFSSTLTGINFILTITRLRRPDIKMLDMSLFAWSVLAASMLMVTALPPLAAGAIMLLLERHLGMHFFTPVPGDPAASGDPRLFQHIFWFFGHPEVYILVLPAMGLVSEVIQRMARRRAYGYTAIAISSVAIASISFAVWMHHMFTAVQDFAPRVAMAIATMAVAIPSGVKVFNWVATLYGGRIQLKAPMLFMLTFLLFFIVGGVTGVFFPVITLDLHLHDTYFVLGHFHYIVNAIAFGVFGALLYYFPHLTGRWYDERLARISWALITVGGFATYTLMSAAGVLGSPRRYAAAPTPDVNPYHFAMTAFTIILAAGVALLFANLLYSYFNGRPVANREDPWGVSKYGLPDVIPPLVHPRHEPNPWPFILGVGMIPLGLGVLSLLRDVSPILKNYAFLSAPQFGMLAIGTFIGLGVAWLFLDQFKTAKMLRLMNGAAHFEIPKPPSVWGDLKASVSWVIMSEIALFGTLISSAYYARVVLYDGWNAALANLPQLITPISIAMSIALWSSSFTAMVARRNFLKGNLKGFYAWLAATMALGIFFVGGQFLIEYPELAHHGFVYGTSIIANYFYAIVTLHGFHVIVGLVFWALVALFVAVGYWRPNRPDGVEAAEYYWHFVDAIWVLLFITFYVGAINGITPVAARA, encoded by the coding sequence ATGATGCGGGAAAAGCTATTCCACTACCTAACCACTACCAACGCCCACTATATAGGTATATTGTACATACTGCTCTCGATAATTAACTTCGTACTGGCAGGAATAGCCGCCATGTATATGAGGCTGACCATAGCCAACACGCCCCCGGGATCCCCCGTCCAAGATCCCTTTAATGAGTTGCTCTACACTTGGTTCATGTCGCTTCACGGCTTGGGCATGTTGTTGCTCTTCGCCATGCAAGCAGTCGCCGGCGCGGCTAATATCCTAGTTCCCAAGCTAATCGGGGCGCCCGACATGTACTGGCCTAGGATAAATGCCTTGTCCTTCTGGATGCAAGTGCCCGCCACCGTATTTATGTGGTCATCCCTCCTGTTCTGGCAACACGGAGATTCCATCGGCTGGACGTTATACCCGCCGCTCAGCACGATCAGCAAGTCAATTGGCGTTGATCTAATTCTCCTCGGGATTATTATAGCGGGGTTCTCCAGCACTTTAACCGGCATTAACTTCATATTGACAATTACAAGGCTCAGAAGGCCCGATATTAAAATGCTGGACATGTCGCTCTTTGCCTGGTCCGTGCTGGCGGCCTCTATGCTCATGGTCACAGCCCTGCCTCCTCTCGCCGCTGGCGCCATAATGTTGCTTTTAGAGAGGCATCTCGGGATGCACTTCTTCACCCCAGTTCCCGGGGATCCCGCCGCCTCGGGCGACCCGAGGCTGTTTCAACACATCTTCTGGTTCTTCGGCCACCCCGAGGTGTACATATTAGTACTGCCGGCCATGGGCCTTGTCTCTGAGGTCATACAGCGTATGGCCAGGCGGAGGGCGTATGGATACACCGCCATAGCCATCTCCTCAGTGGCAATTGCCTCTATTAGCTTCGCCGTGTGGATGCACCACATGTTCACCGCCGTGCAGGACTTCGCGCCCAGAGTGGCCATGGCCATAGCCACTATGGCCGTCGCCATACCCTCCGGCGTTAAGGTGTTTAACTGGGTGGCCACTCTCTACGGCGGCAGGATTCAGCTAAAAGCCCCCATGCTGTTCATGCTCACCTTCCTCCTCTTCTTCATCGTGGGGGGCGTAACAGGCGTCTTCTTCCCGGTGATTACGCTGGATCTACACCTACATGACACTTACTTCGTCCTGGGGCACTTCCACTACATTGTCAACGCCATTGCCTTCGGAGTATTCGGCGCATTGTTATACTACTTCCCGCACCTAACGGGGAGGTGGTACGACGAAAGGCTGGCGCGGATTAGCTGGGCTTTAATAACAGTAGGAGGTTTTGCCACTTATACCCTAATGTCGGCGGCCGGGGTGCTGGGATCGCCTAGGCGCTACGCCGCCGCCCCCACGCCGGACGTCAACCCCTATCACTTCGCAATGACGGCTTTCACAATTATACTGGCGGCAGGCGTAGCGTTGTTATTCGCCAATCTGCTGTATAGTTATTTCAACGGCAGGCCTGTGGCCAACAGAGAGGATCCTTGGGGTGTGTCTAAATACGGGCTTCCCGACGTAATACCGCCGTTAGTCCACCCGCGCCACGAGCCAAACCCGTGGCCCTTTATTTTAGGCGTAGGCATGATACCTCTTGGGCTGGGCGTCTTGTCCCTTCTCCGCGACGTGTCGCCTATTTTGAAGAACTATGCCTTTTTATCCGCGCCGCAATTCGGCATGTTGGCAATTGGGACTTTCATTGGGCTCGGCGTGGCCTGGCTGTTTTTAGACCAGTTCAAAACGGCTAAGATGTTGCGTCTCATGAACGGGGCGGCCCATTTTGAGATCCCGAAGCCGCCCAGCGTATGGGGCGACTTGAAGGCCTCAGTGTCTTGGGTAATTATGTCTGAAATAGCCCTATTCGGCACTTTGATCTCCTCCGCATATTACGCGAGGGTGGTGTTGTACGACGGTTGGAACGCCGCCTTGGCCAACCTCCCGCAGTTAATAACGCCGATATCTATCGCCATGTCTATTGCGTTGTGGAGCAGTAGTTTTACGGCCATGGTCGCCAGGCGGAACTTCCTAAAGGGCAATTTAAAGGGCTTTTACGCTTGGCTCGCCGCCACTATGGCACTGGGGATCTTCTTTGTCGGCGGCCAGTTTTTAATAGAGTACCCAGAGCTGGCTCACCACGGCTTTGTCTACGGCACCTCAATTATTGCAAATTACTTCTACGCCATTGTGACGCTTCACGGCTTCCACGTGATTGTTGGCTTGGTCTTCTGGGCATTAGTGGCTTTATTCGTCGCCGTGGGCTACTGGAGGCCTAACCGGCCCGACGGGGTGGAGGCCGCCGAGTACTACTGGCACTTTGTAGACGCAATATGGGTGTTGCTGTTTATTACGTTCTACGTGGGGGCTATAAACGGCATTACGCCAGTCGCCGCCAGGGCATGA